From Actinopolyspora lacussalsi, a single genomic window includes:
- a CDS encoding hypothetical protein (product_source=Hypo-rule applied; cath_funfam=3.30.350.10; pfam=PF00720; superfamily=55399), which yields MSFSGPLGRTLLTACAVVTGMLLPLVPHTGAERASAATTTSAKEAQPAVSVLSLRVVPTNRAEGTRAATLRCEPAGGTHPRADQACERLASSGGEFGALQEQRNPMCPLVYRPVTVHATGMWRNHAVDHRETFSNECEMRAKTGELFEF from the coding sequence ATGAGCTTTTCCGGACCGCTCGGCCGCACTCTGCTCACCGCCTGCGCGGTAGTCACGGGCATGCTGTTGCCACTGGTACCGCACACGGGCGCCGAACGGGCTTCCGCCGCGACCACGACCTCGGCGAAGGAAGCCCAGCCAGCGGTCAGCGTTCTCAGTCTGCGGGTCGTTCCGACGAACCGCGCGGAGGGGACGCGAGCGGCGACACTGCGCTGCGAACCGGCAGGTGGAACTCATCCCCGGGCCGATCAGGCGTGCGAACGGCTGGCGAGCAGCGGGGGCGAGTTCGGCGCGCTCCAGGAGCAGCGGAATCCGATGTGCCCGCTGGTGTACCGCCCGGTCACCGTCCACGCCACCGGGATGTGGCGGAACCACGCCGTCGACCACCGCGAGACGTTCTCCAACGAGTGCGAGATGCGGGCGAAGACCGGTGAGCTCTTCGAGTTCTGA
- a CDS encoding putative AlkP superfamily pyrophosphatase or phosphodiesterase (product_source=COG1524; cog=COG1524; pfam=PF01663; superfamily=53649), whose amino-acid sequence MDWIVAPDAAEWQLADTLPSALGAMGTPGFTDRMGLSECSSAAVLLVDGLGWRLLREYAADAPVLAELDTGRPGAAGFPTTTATSIASLGTGCCSGEHGVVGYSFAEPGGALLRPLSWSRRDGSDKDTSLLDAWPPETVQPKETVPQRAVAAGVDTRLAVPAEFAGTGLTRAALRGGELRGVNALGDLAAQLLAGMEAPSPVLCYGYHGQLDMLGHVHGPGSQPWRMQLRQVDRLVESIAERLPAGTQLLVVADHGMVPFEPGSSPDADTDPELSEGVRLVGGEVRVRHVYTEPGATEDVLATWRSRLGSDATVLTAAEAIAAGWFGSVISEGVLDRIGDVIAVARHNGVIRSSAEPHAAALLGQHGSLTADEQYIPLLVARG is encoded by the coding sequence ATGGACTGGATCGTCGCCCCGGACGCGGCCGAGTGGCAGCTGGCGGACACGCTGCCCTCGGCGCTGGGAGCGATGGGGACGCCGGGGTTCACCGACCGGATGGGACTGTCCGAGTGCTCCTCGGCGGCTGTGCTGCTCGTCGACGGTCTCGGTTGGCGGCTGCTGCGCGAGTACGCCGCCGATGCCCCGGTACTGGCCGAACTGGACACCGGCAGGCCGGGCGCTGCCGGTTTCCCCACCACCACCGCCACCAGCATCGCCTCGCTGGGGACCGGTTGCTGCTCGGGGGAGCACGGCGTGGTCGGTTACTCCTTCGCCGAACCCGGTGGCGCGTTGCTGCGACCGTTGTCCTGGAGCAGGCGGGACGGTTCCGACAAGGACACGAGCTTGCTCGACGCATGGCCTCCCGAGACGGTTCAACCGAAGGAGACCGTGCCGCAACGTGCCGTGGCGGCCGGGGTGGACACCCGGCTGGCGGTACCGGCCGAGTTCGCGGGAACCGGGCTGACCAGGGCGGCACTGCGAGGTGGCGAACTGCGAGGCGTCAACGCGCTCGGGGACCTGGCAGCGCAGCTGCTCGCGGGGATGGAGGCTCCGTCTCCCGTGCTGTGCTATGGCTACCACGGGCAGCTGGACATGCTCGGACACGTTCACGGGCCGGGATCGCAGCCGTGGCGGATGCAGCTGCGTCAGGTGGACCGACTGGTCGAGTCGATCGCCGAACGGCTCCCCGCCGGGACCCAGCTGCTGGTGGTGGCCGATCACGGCATGGTCCCCTTCGAGCCGGGCAGCTCGCCGGACGCCGACACCGACCCCGAGCTTTCCGAAGGGGTACGGCTGGTCGGCGGCGAGGTGCGTGTGCGGCACGTCTACACCGAGCCCGGAGCGACCGAGGACGTGCTGGCCACGTGGCGGAGCAGGCTCGGTTCCGACGCGACGGTGCTCACCGCGGCGGAGGCCATCGCTGCCGGTTGGTTCGGATCGGTGATATCCGAGGGAGTTCTTGACCGGATAGGTGACGTGATCGCTGTCGCACGCCACAATGGAGTGATCCGCTCGTCGGCCGAGCCCCACGCCGCCGCACTGCTCGGGCAGCACGGCTCGCTGACCGCCGACGAGCAGTACATTCCACTGCTGGTCGCGCGAGGGTGA
- a CDS encoding DNA-binding transcriptional MerR regulator (product_source=COG0789; cath_funfam=1.10.1660.10; cog=COG0789; pfam=PF13411; smart=SM00422; superfamily=46955), whose translation MLRTADEDLTIDELAARAGVTVRTVRFYASRGLLPPPRLRGRVGLYGADHLARLDLIRELQNLGFTLTAIEGHLERIPDDAPPEELALQRALLAPWTSDQAEEIDRQELDRRAGRALSDEETEQLLTLGILERITDGTDDNDEQRLRLTSASMLNVGLQITELRLPREMLLQAKHIVEEHTSQMASELRELFAANVLRPYVERGRPESERERVRTAADQLRPLTIQVLVNGFQRAVNDVIRNHV comes from the coding sequence ATGCTCCGAACAGCCGACGAAGACCTCACGATCGACGAGCTGGCAGCCAGGGCGGGCGTGACCGTGCGTACGGTGCGCTTCTACGCGTCACGTGGTCTGCTGCCACCACCTCGACTGCGCGGTCGCGTCGGGTTGTACGGGGCCGACCACCTGGCGCGCCTGGACCTGATCCGGGAACTGCAGAACCTCGGTTTCACGCTGACGGCCATCGAGGGGCATCTGGAACGGATCCCCGACGACGCTCCACCGGAGGAACTGGCGCTGCAACGCGCGCTGCTGGCTCCCTGGACGAGCGATCAGGCCGAGGAGATCGACCGGCAGGAACTGGACCGGCGCGCCGGTCGTGCCCTTTCCGACGAGGAGACCGAGCAGCTGCTGACGCTGGGTATCCTGGAACGGATCACCGACGGGACGGACGACAACGACGAGCAGCGGCTCCGCCTGACCAGCGCGTCCATGCTCAACGTGGGATTGCAGATCACCGAGCTGCGACTACCCCGGGAAATGCTGCTGCAGGCCAAGCACATCGTGGAGGAGCACACCTCGCAGATGGCGAGCGAGCTGCGCGAGCTGTTCGCGGCCAACGTGCTGCGCCCCTACGTGGAGCGGGGTCGGCCGGAATCCGAGCGGGAACGGGTCAGGACAGCGGCCGACCAGCTGCGTCCGCTCACGATTCAGGTACTGGTCAACGGTTTCCAGCGTGCCGTCAACGACGTAATCCGCAATCATGTCTGA
- a CDS encoding alpha-methylacyl-CoA racemase (product_source=KO:K01796; cath_funfam=3.40.50.10540; cog=COG1804; ko=KO:K01796; pfam=PF02515; superfamily=89796): MAPSDERAVGMGPLAGVRVVELAGLGPAPFCAMLLADLGADVVRVERPIGGGKEDLLNRGKRSVRVDLKHERGPETVLALAERADILLEGFRPGVAERLGVGPESCFERNPDLVYGRMTGWGQDGPLADTAGHDIDYIAISGVLHTIGEADGPPRVPVNLLGDFGGGAMYLAVGVLAAQLRARAGGGGQVVDASIVDGSAHLATMLHGMLATGGWNTRRGTNLLDGGAPFYDVYATSDGEYMAVGALEPGFYEQLLAGLGLSGELPDRDDPANWPEIRERLTEAFASGTKQHWTEVFDGTDACVSPVLSMTESARHPHVLARKTLVESEGVVQPAAAPRFSHTPNPEPGPVAEPGAHTGRVLREWRVADHDGLLSSGAVHGELDDPS; the protein is encoded by the coding sequence GTGGCGCCATCGGACGAGCGAGCGGTCGGAATGGGGCCGTTGGCCGGAGTGCGGGTCGTCGAACTCGCCGGGCTCGGTCCCGCGCCGTTCTGTGCCATGCTGCTGGCGGACCTGGGGGCCGACGTGGTGCGCGTCGAGCGTCCCATCGGCGGCGGCAAGGAGGACCTGCTCAATCGGGGCAAGCGGTCCGTGCGCGTCGACCTCAAGCACGAACGCGGTCCCGAGACGGTGCTGGCCCTGGCGGAACGCGCGGACATCCTGCTCGAGGGGTTCCGCCCCGGTGTCGCCGAACGGCTCGGCGTGGGGCCCGAGTCCTGTTTCGAGCGCAATCCCGATCTCGTTTACGGTCGCATGACCGGTTGGGGCCAGGACGGCCCGCTGGCCGACACCGCGGGCCACGACATCGACTACATCGCGATCAGCGGGGTGCTGCACACCATCGGCGAGGCGGACGGGCCACCCCGCGTTCCGGTGAACCTGCTCGGTGACTTCGGCGGCGGTGCGATGTACCTGGCAGTGGGCGTCCTCGCCGCCCAGCTGCGTGCCCGCGCCGGTGGCGGCGGGCAGGTGGTCGATGCGTCCATAGTGGATGGTTCGGCGCATCTGGCCACCATGCTGCACGGCATGCTCGCGACCGGCGGGTGGAACACCCGCCGGGGTACCAACCTGCTGGACGGCGGGGCACCGTTCTACGACGTCTACGCTACCTCCGACGGGGAGTACATGGCGGTCGGCGCGTTGGAGCCGGGGTTCTACGAGCAGCTGCTGGCGGGGCTGGGGCTGTCCGGTGAGCTGCCCGACCGCGACGATCCCGCCAACTGGCCGGAGATCCGCGAGCGGCTCACCGAGGCGTTCGCGAGCGGTACCAAACAGCACTGGACCGAGGTCTTCGACGGCACCGACGCCTGCGTGAGCCCGGTGCTGTCGATGACCGAGTCGGCCCGCCACCCGCACGTGCTCGCGAGGAAGACCCTCGTCGAATCCGAGGGAGTGGTGCAGCCCGCCGCCGCACCCAGGTTCTCGCACACCCCCAACCCCGAGCCCGGCCCGGTCGCGGAGCCGGGTGCCCACACCGGGCGGGTCCTCCGGGAATGGCGGGTCGCCGACCACGACGGCCTGCTCTCCTCCGGCGCCGTGCACGGCGAACTCGACGATCCCTCCTGA
- a CDS encoding L-serine dehydratase (product_source=KO:K01752; cath_funfam=3.30.1330.90; cog=COG1760; ko=KO:K01752; pfam=PF03313,PF03315; superfamily=143548; tigrfam=TIGR00720), giving the protein MAISVFDLFSVGIGPSSSHTVGPMRAAARFVARLRERDLLPRAARVRAELFGSLGATGHGHGSSKAVLLGLEGHLPESVDPIAVSGRVDEIRSTGRLLLNGTNGIRFDYDDDLVLYRRETLPVHPNGMRFTALDESGEQLCGAVYYSVGGGFVLDEEAAGTDRIKQDGTELPHRFRTGAELLRHCAETGYSVSDLMLANELVWRDEQRVHDELLSIWHVMRECVHNGCNSEGSLPGGLRVERRAAELRAELGDTDDPMEWVTVYALAVNEENAAGGRVVTAPTNGAAGIVPAVLHYYMRFLPGADGNGVARFLLAAGAVGVLFKENASISGAEVGCQGEVGSACSMAAAGLAEVLGGTPAQVENAAEIAMEHNLGLTCDPIGGLVQIPCIERNAVASVKAITAARMALRGNGSHFVSLDKVIKTMRATGEDMKDKYKETARGGLAVNVIEC; this is encoded by the coding sequence ATGGCGATCAGTGTCTTCGATCTTTTCTCGGTGGGGATCGGTCCCTCCAGTTCGCACACCGTGGGACCCATGCGCGCCGCCGCGCGGTTCGTGGCGCGGTTGCGCGAGCGGGACCTGCTGCCACGCGCCGCACGGGTGCGGGCCGAACTGTTCGGCTCGCTCGGCGCGACCGGACACGGGCACGGCAGTTCCAAGGCGGTACTGCTCGGCCTGGAGGGCCACCTACCGGAATCGGTCGATCCGATCGCGGTTTCCGGCAGGGTCGACGAGATCCGTTCGACCGGCCGGTTGCTGCTGAACGGCACCAACGGAATCCGATTCGACTACGACGACGATCTCGTGCTGTATCGGCGCGAGACGTTACCGGTACATCCCAACGGCATGCGGTTCACCGCGCTCGACGAGTCGGGGGAACAGCTGTGCGGTGCGGTGTACTACTCCGTCGGCGGCGGTTTCGTCCTCGACGAGGAGGCCGCGGGCACCGACCGGATCAAACAGGACGGCACCGAACTGCCCCACCGGTTCCGGACCGGGGCCGAGTTGTTGCGGCACTGCGCCGAGACCGGCTACTCGGTCAGCGATCTCATGCTCGCCAACGAGTTGGTCTGGCGCGACGAGCAGCGGGTGCACGACGAACTGCTGTCGATCTGGCACGTAATGCGCGAGTGCGTGCACAACGGCTGCAACAGCGAGGGTTCGCTGCCGGGTGGTCTGCGGGTCGAGCGACGCGCCGCCGAACTGCGTGCCGAACTCGGCGACACCGACGACCCGATGGAGTGGGTGACGGTCTACGCGCTGGCGGTCAACGAGGAGAACGCGGCCGGTGGGCGGGTCGTGACCGCGCCGACCAACGGTGCCGCGGGCATCGTTCCGGCCGTGCTGCACTACTACATGCGGTTCCTGCCCGGTGCGGACGGGAACGGAGTGGCACGGTTCCTGCTCGCCGCGGGCGCGGTGGGGGTGCTGTTCAAGGAGAACGCCTCGATCTCCGGCGCCGAGGTCGGGTGCCAGGGCGAGGTGGGTTCGGCTTGCTCCATGGCCGCGGCCGGGCTGGCCGAGGTGCTCGGTGGCACCCCTGCCCAGGTGGAGAACGCCGCCGAGATCGCCATGGAGCACAACCTCGGCCTCACCTGTGACCCGATCGGCGGGTTGGTGCAGATTCCCTGCATCGAGCGCAACGCCGTGGCCTCGGTCAAGGCGATCACCGCTGCCAGGATGGCGCTGCGCGGCAACGGCAGTCACTTCGTCTCGCTGGACAAGGTCATCAAGACGATGCGCGCCACCGGCGAGGACATGAAGGACAAGTACAAGGAGACCGCACGCGGCGGACTGGCCGTGAACGTCATCGAGTGCTGA
- a CDS encoding alkylation response protein AidB-like acyl-CoA dehydrogenase (product_source=COG1960; cath_funfam=1.10.540.10,1.20.140.10,2.40.110.10; cog=COG1960; pfam=PF00441,PF02770,PF02771; superfamily=47203,56645) produces the protein MRRELFEAEHEAFRETCRTFVAKELVPHQQEWEAAGVVSKDAWRKAGAQGLLGTAVEERFGGGGIDDFRFNIVLDEELIAAGVTGFGAPVHNDINVPYLNKLATEEQKSRWLPGFCSGETVTAIAMTEPEAGSDLQGIRTTATRDGDEFVINGQKTFISNGINADLVIVVARTDADAGHEGISLLVVESDRPGFQRGRNLEKIGQKSQDTAELFFNDVRVPATNLLGEEGQGFIYLMQNLPQERLSIAVASAAGAAKALEMTKEYCRERTAFGRPIGKFQNTRFELAEIATEVEIGQVFVDRCVREHLKGELSIENAAMAKWWVTEMNKRVVDRCLQLHGGYGYMLEYPIAKAFLDTRVQTIYGGTTEIMKEIVGRQLDI, from the coding sequence ATGCGCAGGGAACTGTTCGAAGCGGAGCACGAGGCCTTCCGCGAGACTTGCCGGACCTTCGTCGCCAAGGAACTGGTGCCGCACCAGCAGGAGTGGGAAGCGGCCGGTGTGGTCAGCAAGGACGCCTGGCGCAAGGCCGGTGCGCAGGGGCTGCTCGGCACCGCCGTCGAGGAGAGGTTCGGCGGGGGAGGTATCGACGACTTCCGCTTCAACATCGTCCTCGACGAGGAGCTGATCGCCGCCGGGGTCACCGGGTTCGGCGCCCCCGTGCACAACGACATCAACGTGCCCTACCTGAACAAGCTGGCCACCGAGGAGCAGAAGAGCCGTTGGCTGCCCGGTTTCTGCAGCGGTGAGACCGTGACCGCCATCGCCATGACCGAGCCGGAGGCGGGCAGCGATCTGCAGGGTATCCGCACCACGGCGACGCGCGACGGCGACGAGTTCGTGATCAACGGGCAGAAGACCTTCATCAGCAACGGCATCAACGCCGATCTGGTGATCGTGGTCGCCCGCACCGATGCCGACGCCGGGCACGAGGGCATCAGTCTGCTGGTCGTGGAGAGCGACCGCCCCGGCTTCCAGCGTGGACGCAACCTGGAGAAGATCGGCCAGAAGTCGCAGGACACCGCCGAGCTGTTCTTCAACGATGTGCGCGTGCCCGCCACGAACCTGCTGGGCGAGGAGGGACAGGGCTTCATCTACCTGATGCAGAACCTGCCCCAGGAACGGCTCTCCATCGCGGTCGCCTCGGCCGCGGGCGCGGCCAAGGCCCTGGAGATGACCAAGGAGTACTGCCGGGAGCGCACCGCCTTCGGCAGGCCCATCGGCAAGTTCCAGAACACCCGCTTCGAACTGGCCGAGATCGCCACCGAAGTGGAGATCGGCCAGGTGTTCGTCGACCGCTGCGTCCGCGAGCACCTCAAGGGCGAACTCAGCATCGAGAACGCCGCCATGGCCAAGTGGTGGGTCACCGAGATGAACAAGCGCGTGGTGGACAGGTGCCTGCAGCTGCACGGCGGTTACGGCTACATGCTCGAGTACCCCATCGCCAAGGCGTTCCTCGACACCCGGGTGCAGACCATCTACGGCGGCACCACCGAGATCATGAAGGAGATCGTGGGGCGGCAGCTGGACATCTGA